CGCCGTCGTCGGGCACGCTCGGCGGCGTCGCGGCGAAGACGCGCGAGGCAATGCTGCTGTGCGAGGCCGCCGGCTTCGACGTGGTGCTGGTCGAGACCGTCGGCATCGGCCAGTCCGAGACCGCTGTCTGCGACATGACCGATTTCTTCCTCGCGCTGATGCTGCCGGGTGCCGGCGACGAGTTGCAGGGCATCAAGAAGGGTCTGGTCGAACTCGCCGACATGATCGCGATCAACAAGGCCGACGGCGACAATATCGCCCGCGCCAATCTCGCCGCCGGCGAATATCGCGCCGCGCTGCATATCCTCACCCCGCGCTCGCCGCATTGGCAGCCGCCGGTGGTGACCTATTCGGCGATCACCGGGACAGGCATCGCCGAACTGTGGCAGAGCGTCCTCGATCATCGCACGGCCACGACCGCACCCGGCGAATTCGACGCGCGACGGCGCGAGCAGCAGGTGAAGTGGATGTGGACGATGCTCGAGGATCGCTGGAAGGCACGGCTGAAGAGCGACCCCGCGATCCGCGCCAAGGTGAAGTCCACAGAAGCCGCCGTCGCCGAAGGCCGCGTCACGCCGGCGATCGGCGCCGACCAGATCGCGGAGCTCCTGGCATGAGCGCGCTGCGCATCCTGATCACCGGGTTCGGCCCGTTTCCCGGTGCGCCGTTCAATCCGACGCCGGCGCTGGTCGCGCGGCTGATGAATTTGCGGCGGCCGGCGCTCGATGCGATCGAGCGCATCGGCCACGTGTTTCCGGTGAGCTATCGCGCGGTGGATGCCGAACTGCCGGATCTCCTGGCGATGCATCGCCCCGACGCGCTACTGATGTTCGGCCTCGCCGCCCGCACGCGGCATCTGCGGATCGAGACCCGCGCCCGCAATGCGATCACCACGCTGTGGCCGGACGCCGACCGGATCACGCTGCGCACCGCCTCGATCGCGGCGGGCGAATCCGCGCGGGTGTTCGGACCACATTGCGAAAAGCTCGTCCGCGCCGCACGCGCCACCGGGATCGACGCAAGGGCCTCGCGCGACGCCGGCCGCTATCTGTGCAACTATCTGAGCTGGCGTGCGATCGAAGCCACGGCAACGCCGCACGGCCCCCGCCTCGCCGCCTTCGTCCATGTGCCGCTGACGGCGCGCGATGGGCGGGCCTGGCCGGGCAGCGCGATCACCGCCGACCATCTGGTCGATGCCGGCGAGGCGATCCTGCTCGAACTGGTGAAACTGGCGCGCGGCAGACCGCGCCTCGCTCGGCCTGATCCGGGTTAACCCTATCGTCAAACATCGTCGCCCTGCGACACCGCCGCGACCGCGACGGCGGCGATTTCTGCGTTACTTCAAGCAGCGAGTTCGCTCACCGAGGGATGCGCAGATGACTCTCGACCGGCGCCGTTTGATCGGACTGACAGCCGGCGCGCTGGCGCTGTCGGCGGCGCCACTCGCCGCGCAGCCGCTCACCTCGCAACGCGGCCGCGACGCCACGCAGGCCGGCCTTCGCCCCGACAGTTCCGACGACCAGACCGCGGCCCTGCAGCGCGCGATCGACAGCGCCGCCCGCGCCCGCGTCCCGCTGGCGCTGCCGCCGGGCCATTATCGCACCGGCCCACTTCGGTTGCCGTCGGGCGCGCAGCTCAGCGGCGTGCGCGGCGCGACGCGACTCGTCTTCACCGGCGGCGTCTCGCTGTTCGACAGCGCCGGCGCCGAGACGCCGACGCTCAGCGGCCTCGTCCTCGACGGTGGCGCCATCCCGCTGCCGGCGCGGCGCGGCCTGGTGCATTGCGTCGGCGCGCGCGACCTGCGGATCACCGATTGCGAGATCACCGCCAGCGGCGGCTGCGGCGTCTGGCTGGAAACCACCTCGGGCATGATCAGCGACAACACGCTGACCGCGATCGCGGTCACCGGCGTGGTGTCGTTCGACGCCAAGGGGCTGAGCGTGACGCGCAACACCATCATCGGCGCCAACTCAAACGGCGTCGAGATCCTGCGCACCTCGATCGGCGACGACGGCACGCTGGTCACCGGCAACCGGATCGAGAACATCAAGGCCGGCCCCGGCGGCTCGGGGCAGTACGGCAACGCCATCAACGCGTTTCGCGCCGGCAACGTCATCGTCAGCGGCAACCGGATCAGGAACTGCGATTACTCCGCGGTGCGCGGCAATTCGGCGTCGAACATCCACATCACCGACAACAGCGTCAGCGACGTGCGCGAGGTCGCGCTGTATTCGGAATTCGCGTTCGAAGGTGCGGTGATCTCGGGCAACACCGTCGACGGCGCAGCGCTCGGCGTCTCGGTGTGCAACTTCAACGAGGGCGGCAGGCTCTCGGTCGTGCAGGGCAACATCATCCGCAACCTCAAGCCGAAGCGGCCGATCGGCACCGCGCCGGACGACGACGCCGGCATCGGCATCTATGTCGAGGCCGACACCGCAGTGACCGGCAATGTGATCGAGAACGCACCGTCGTTCGGCATCGTCGCCGGATGGGGCAAGTACCTGCGCGATGTCGCCATCACCGGCAATGTCGTGCGCAGGGCGTTCATCGGCATCGGCGTCTCGGTGATGGACGGCGCCGGCACGGCCGCGATCAACGGCAACGTCATCGCCGAAGCGCCGCGCGGCGCCGTGGTCGGGCTCGACCACGCCCGCCCGGTGACGCCGGACCTCACCGCGCCCGGCGCAGCCAAATTCGCGCAGATCGCCCTCGGCAGCAACTCGGTGCGGTGACGGCGGGATTACTCCCGCGGTCTCCGCACCAATGGAACCCTGCTACGCCGCCCGCACGGTTTCGACGAAGCGGCTGACTTCGTCGCGCAGACGGTTGCTGTCGCGCGACAGCGACTGCGCCGCGGCCAACACCTGCGTCGACGCGGTGCCGGTCTCGGTGGCGCCGCGCTGCACGTCGGTGATGTTGGCCGAGACCTGCTGCGTGCCCTGCGCCGCCTGCTGCACGTTGCGGGCGATCTCCTGGGTCGCAGCACCCTGCTCTTCCACCGCGGAGGCGATGGTCGAGGCGATTTCCGACATCCGCTCGATGGTGCCGCCGATCTCGCGAATGGCGCCGACCGACTCCTGCGTCGCCGTCTGCATGCCGCTGATCTGCTGGCTGATCTCGCCGGTCGCCTTCGAGGTCTGTTCAGCCAGCGCCTTGACCTCCTGCGCCACCACGGCGAAGCCGCGGCCGGCGTCGCCGGCGCGGGCCGCCTCGATCGTGGCGTTCAGCGCCAGCAGATTGGTCTGCCCGGCGATGGTGTTGATCAGATCGACGACGGCGCCGATCCGGCTCGCCGCATCCGCGAGCTCGCCGATCCGGCCGTTGGTCTTGCGCGCCTGATCGACGGCATCGCCGGCGATCCGCGCCGACTGCTGCACCTGACGGCTGATTTCGGAGATCGACGACGACATCTGCTCGGTCGCGGACGCCACCGACTGTACATTCGCAGAGGCCTGCTCGGATGCCGCCGCGACCGAGGTCGCAAGCTCCTGCGAGCGATCGGCGGTCGAAGTCAGCGAGCCGGCGGAAGCTTCGAGTTCGGTCGAGGCCGAGGTCACGGTCTGGATGATCTGGCCGACCGCGCCTTCGAAATCGTCGGCCAGCCGCCGCATCTCGGCCTTGTGCTCCTCGGCCACGCGGCGCTCGGCTTCCTCCTGCTCCTGCGTCAGCCGCTGCACCTCGATCGCGTGGGACTTGAACACTTCGACCGTGCAGGCCATCAGGCCGATCTCGTCCAACCGCCCCGAGCCGGGCACGGCGACGTCGAGATTGCCGGACGCCAATTCCCGCATCGAATCCGACATCTGAATGATCGGGCGCGACACCGCGCGGCCGATCAGCCAGGCCAGAACCACGCCGATCAGCTGCGCCGTGATGGTGATGATCAGCGTCTGACTCCTGGTGTCGGCGACCAGCGCCTGCGTTTCCTGCCCGATCTGCTTCTGCTCGGCGGCGCCGATCTGATTGATCCGCGCGGCCGATGCAGCCAGAGCATCCGCCACCTTGGCCATCTCGCCGATCTTCGTCTCGACCGCATTGACGTCGGCTGACGCCCTGCGGAAGGCCTCGGTGTAGCTGGCGAGGTCGGCGTCGATCGCGACGAGCTGGCTCTGCTCGCCGGCTGTGTCGAGCGAGATCTTCAGGGCCGACAACGTGGTCTTGAGTTCAGTAATCGCCTTTTCAGCCGCCACCGAGGCTTCACGCTCCAGGCGCATCCCCAGAACCTTGCTGGCCGCGAGCCGCAGCGTCAGGAGTTGCTTCATGGCCTGTCCGACCAGCAGCGCGTCGCCGCTACGGCCGTCGCCGGTCATCGCCGAGTTCTGCAACTGCTCCAGTCGGCTCATCACGCGCTGCCCGATCGGTCCGAGCACCTCGAGCGTCAGTCGATTCTGCTCCTGACGCAGCTTGACGACATCCGCAAACCCCTTGCCGTAGACGGTAACCTCGCGGTCGATCTCGGCCATCACCGGCCTCGTCTCGGGACTCTGGAGCTGGCGCGAGCCTTGCGCGATGCTGTCCGCGAGCTTCTGCTTGCGCTCCTCCGCTTCGCCGAGCAGCGCTTCGTCGCCGGTCATGCCGAACTCGCGCACGATACCGCGAAAGGCGGTGAAGCTGCGGTCGATCTCCCGGGCGATGCCGACGACCGCGACGCGCTGTCCGAACGAGGTGAACGCGCTGCCGATCGTACCGAAGCTGGAGTAGTTCATCACAGCGAGCACCGCCATCAGTACCTGGATAGCGGCGAAGCCGATGGCGATCTTGGTGCCGATTTTGCGATTGGTGAACATCGCGAAGAGAATGGAGGATTTCGGTGCGACTGCAATCGACGAAGCGGTGTGGGTCATGGCCTGACTTTCATTTCGAGCGCGGAGTCGGCAGCTCGGCTGCAACCTATTCGGGGCCACATCAGTCTTGGATCCGCGGCAACGCGACGCAACGCAGTTGTAGCGGCGGACCCCCTGGCGTGATTGTTTTGAAACGGACGACGACGTCCCGCAGCGAGGAGTGCGCCGAAATCATTTGAAAAGTATAAAGAGGAAAATTGCACAGCCGCTCAAATGCAACGATCAGTTAGCTGCGCTTTGAGACAAACCCTCCGGCCGAAGGTTGATCCGGATCAAATCAGCAAGAGAAAGCACCGTTTCCATTGCGTGTATTGCAAGCGGCGCCTTTCGTTGATTGGCCGTGCCGGTTGTTGCTCGACTCCGCCCGGGGAATTTCCCTTTCACCGAAGGTCTAGAGCGGTTCTGTGTTCGATGGAATCAGCACTGGCGTTCTGGGACGCTCGCCACGGCACAACCTCATGGTGAATCGATCAAGCGCTCGAGAGAAAGTCCGGGTTTGCCAGCGGCGGCCTGCTCGGCGCGCGGATCGCCCGCGCGTCTCCCGACCGTGTCGACGATCTGGTCCCTTGACCACCAGGGTTTCCCGAGGCGCCCGAGCGCTGCAAACGATAGGTGCTGGATGTCCTGTCGAACGAGCCGGCGGGACTAACCAGCCTTGCGCAGCAGCGGATAGCGCTGAGCGAGCTGGCCCAGATCGAGCGCATGCTGCCAGGCAGGGCGCTCGTCGCGCTCGACCGGTTCGAAGATGTCCGCCTCGAGGATGTCGTCTGACTCGAAGGACGGCACGATGCTCAACCGCGGCAGGCCCGCCAGTTCGTAATCGGCCGCGACCGATGCCTGTTCGAGAGCCGGGACGACGGACGTCGGTGCGAATTGAAGCGTCCGGGCCGAATCGGCCGCCGTTTCGTCGCTGAGGTAGAAGATCTGCCGCGGCGGCAGATTCTTGTTGTGGCCCAGCCAGGACAGGTCGATCGGCTGGTTGTCGATCGTGGCTTCGCGATACAGCAAATCGCGCCAGGTCTCGACTGCGGCTTTGGCTTCCTGAATATTCTCGAGAAACGCGGTCTCGCTGAAGAAACGCCGCCAGCGACCGCTTTCGAACATTTCCGTGAGGTATTCCAGCCGCTGCTCGGCGAGCACACACCAGCGCTCAATGATCGCGCGGCCACGCGCTGCTGCGTCGTTGACTTCCATGATCAATCCGTCGGATGGGGGGAAACGGACGCGACGCAACTACGAATCAGCGCAAGCATAAGAGTCAGTTTGTTAACAAAAATTTACCATGTCCAGCCGCGGCGGTGCCCCCGTAATGACACGAAGTCTAAAATGAGATCGCGGTGACTCGGTCGCGGCCGTCCGCTGCAGCGCCAATGGGGGCCCATGGGCCTTCCTGCGGCTGCGGACGGTGGATCGGGCGCATGGGGCTCAAACGAGATGACCCGCCCGGGGGGACAGCCGGGCGGGTCAAGCCGTATTGGCGCTGGGGTGGATGGGCGCTCGCGCCGAATACAGCCTCTTTGGGGAGGGGCTTTCCGCTCCCACACCTATTCGTCATCGAGACCAGGCCGAACGTTCAAAGCCGTCGCAGATTTTTTTCGAACCTGATCGGCGCCGATCAGCGGGCCGGGATCGCGGCGGCCGGCGCCGGGCCGACCTCCTGCTCTGCCCCGGCGGGCGCTGCCAACGCAGCGCCGGGCGTCGCAGGTTGCGCTGTCGCGACAGAGGGCTGCGGCGCGGTCGCGGGCGCCGCAACCAGCGGGGCCGCCAGGCTGTCCACCCGCGACAGGGCAGCAAATGCATCGGCTTCGCCGGCCCCGAACAGATCGTCACGGCCCGGCGCTCCAAGATCGCGGGCGGTCTGGCTCAGAACGGCCCGCACCTGATCGGGCACGAGCGTGGGATTGCGCTCGATCATCAGCGCGGCGATACCGCTGACGAATGCTGCAGAGAACGACGTCCCCGTCATCACCTCGTATTTGCCGTCGGGCGCCGGCAGCAGGACGTCGACGCCGGGAGCTGCCACGGCGATTTGCGGGCCACGGTTCGATGCCGCAAACAACGTGTCGCCCGGACTCGTCGCGCTGACCGCGATCACGCCCGGCAGCGCCGCAGGATACAATGGCGGGGACTTCGGCCCGGCATTGCCGGCGGCGGCAATCATCACGATCCCCCGCGCTGCAGCAGCCGCGACGCCGCGCGCAATCAGCGGGTCCTGCGATCCGGCAAAGCTCATATTGACGATTCGGGCGCCATGACCGAGGGCGATATCGAGGCTTTTGAGGATCAGATAAGACGTGCTGCTCTGGCTTCCGGTCTTGCCCTCGCCGAACGCCCGGATCGCCAGTATTTTCGCCTCCGGTGCGCCACCGGTGAGTTTGGCGCGCGCGACGATCGCCCCGGCGACGCCGGTGCCGTGCTGATGCGGCTTCTCCTTGCTGCCGAGCGGGTCGAACGAACCGGCGAGCGCACCGACGAGTTCCGGATGGGCGATGTCGACGCCGGAATCGATCACCGCAACGACAATGCCGCGTCCGCGCGCCAGCGCATGCGCCTCGGCCAGCCGCAGCCGGCCGTGCGGATACAGCATCGAATTGTCGGCGGCAGCGGGCTTGGCATCGCTCTGCAGCGTGTAGACGAAATTGGCCTGCGCGGCGCGTATCCGACCGTCAGCGGCGAGTGCGCGTGCGACCGTTTGCGGCGAGCGGCGATCGTTGATCCGAAACAGTCCGATGCGGGTCCCGACCAGTGCGACGGTGTCAACGCTGACGCGCGTGAGCCGGTGCCGTCGCGCCAGCGCACGGAGTTGCTGCTCGGACAGACCGCCGTCGAATTCGATCAGCACTTCGCCGGGAACATGGTCGCGAGCGGCGACCGCCGGGCGCTGCCCGCGCGCGGCGACGATTTGCGGCGGAGCCCGGCGGACGCGATCGGCCTTTGCCTTGCCGCGCTTGTGCTTGGTCACGGACCGCCAATCGCCGATCACCCACAGCTTGGCGCAGGTTCGGCCATTGTCGAGATAGTTGCAGCGCGAGGGCGGCAGCGGCGCATCGCGCAGCCGCCGATACTCACGCTCGACCGACGGCAGCACGTCCGGCCCTGGCGGGCGTAGCGCGGGAATGGTCGGGCCGACCGACGGCGTGATGGTCGGCGCCGTGGTGACTGGCGGAAGGTTGGTCAGAGGTGGAGGCGCCAGCGATTGGGAAAATGCGACCCCCGCCGTCATCACCAGCGTCGCCGCCGCCACCGCCGCAATCCATACCGGCCTTTGCCATGCTCGATCGCTCATCGCAGCCTCCGGCTCGGACCTGCTATGGCGCGGGCAACACCATCGCGACGATCGCTTCGTTCTGCAGGCGCGAGATCAGCCTGTCCTGCTCCTGCTTCGACATGGCGTCGGCGCCGACGCGCAGCCGAAACACGCCACCCTTGCTGCTGTCGACCACCGCGGCTTGATACGCATCGAGCAGCGCCGTGATTTCGGACACGCGGGCGTCCGGCGTAAAGCGAACGAACACGCGGAGGGAGCCGCTGTCGGCGCCGAGGCTTCGCGTCAGCGGCGCGGCGCGCTGCGCAGGCGCGGCAGGCGGCGCAGCAGGCGCGGCCGGCCGCGCCATTTCGGCGCGCGGGGCCGGAGCCATATCCGCCTGCGGCTGGTAGGAGGCGGTCTCGAACACGCCGGCCGGGGTCCACACCAGCATCGCGCCGATCAACCCGGCCTGCAGCACCAGCGCGACGCTGGCGACGGAGGCCGACCAAGCCAATGCCTTCGGCGACAGACCGACAAAAAAGCCGGCGAACCGCGCGCCGAGCCCCTGCCGCGCCTGCGGCAACGCGCCCCCGGCCGGACGCGCCGGCTCGGCGTCGATTGCCGCGAACAGTTTCTGGATCGCCTTCGACGACGGCGCGCCGAGGCTTTCGTTCAGCTCGATGGTCGCGGTATATTCTTCGAGCACCGCCGCGTATTGCTTGGCGAGTTCGGGATCTCGCTCCAGCGCTTCGGCCACGCGCTCGCTGTCGCGGGCATTCAGCGTGCCCGCGGCATACCAGGGCAGCAGCGCCTCGATGTCGCCCGGCTCCTGATGCTCCAGCATCGATTTGCTCATCGCCATCATGGCCAGCCTCGCTGCACGCCGGCTGCCTGCAGCAGATCGGCCAGTTTCTTGCGCGCATAAAACAGTCGGGTCTTCACGGTGTTCTCCGGAATTCCCACAATATGAGCGACCTCTTCCACCGATTTCTCATGGTAGTAGACGAGATCGACGATCTCCCGATGGTCCGACGAAAGCCCCTCGAGGCACTTTCGCAACACATCGCTGGTGTCCTTTTTCTGGACCGCCACTTCCGGATCGTCCGATGGATCCTCGATCGCGGCGGCAGCCTCGTCGTCCAGTTCGGCATCCTTGCGGCGTCGCAGCGCGGAGAGCGCCTTGAACCGCGTGATCGCCAACAGCCAGGTGGAAACGGATGATCGCCCCTCGAACTTCCCCGCCTGGCGCCAGACATCAAGAAAGACCTCACTGATAAGGTCCTCCGCGATCTGTTCGTTCCGCACCAGCCTCAGCCCGAAGCGAAACACCCGCACCTGATGCCTGCCATAGAGGACCTGCATCGCAGAACGGTCGCCTTGAGCAATCCGGGCGATCAACACCTCGTCCGCAGTCGCCTGCTTGTTACTCACTGGCCGTCTCGCACAATAGGTCGGCTGAAACCCGCGGAAGGTTCGACAGTCAAAGGCAAATTTATCACCGTAGCTAGGTGCCACGCCACTTCTGTGAGGTCGAGCACAGAAGTGTAAGGCACGCATTCCCCTCGCCGCCCCCCGCCGAACCGGCGTGCTTGGGCCCGACTCGGACGTCCGAAGCTTGACGGAACCGTCTTATCAAGCCCTCGACCGAATTGCGCGGCCTATTGAAGGGCCCGTCGGGCCGCGAGCCATCGCCGGATACCTTTCACTGAATAATACCTTTACGTCATATACTTAATCGGAGCGAGCGGCGGGTTCCCCGCAGATACGAAACCTAAAGGCTTTGCTCGTAAGTTCCCTCAACTCAAAGGCGTTGAAGCGGGCGATGGGATCAGCTGCCGTCATTTCGGGCATGCCAGCGGGCACGGTGGACGGGGCCACACGGGCTCGGACGCTTGCTGTCCGTGCGCGGAGAATGAAGCAACGCCGGCAGATGTTCGATCTGGTCGCAGCGAGCTATCTGACCGACGCCCTGCTCCTGCTGATCTACAGCTTCACCGGCACGATCCCCGAG
The DNA window shown above is from Rhodopseudomonas palustris HaA2 and carries:
- the meaB gene encoding methylmalonyl Co-A mutase-associated GTPase MeaB, with product MNAPSKKPLDLPSLAGEVRAGNRAALARAITLIESRRADHQASARALVQELLPQTGRAIRVGITGSPGVGKSTTIDELGMYLIAQGNKVAVLAVDPSSARTGGSILGDKTRMARLSAEPDAFIRPSPSSGTLGGVAAKTREAMLLCEAAGFDVVLVETVGIGQSETAVCDMTDFFLALMLPGAGDELQGIKKGLVELADMIAINKADGDNIARANLAAGEYRAALHILTPRSPHWQPPVVTYSAITGTGIAELWQSVLDHRTATTAPGEFDARRREQQVKWMWTMLEDRWKARLKSDPAIRAKVKSTEAAVAEGRVTPAIGADQIAELLA
- a CDS encoding pyroglutamyl-peptidase I; this translates as MSALRILITGFGPFPGAPFNPTPALVARLMNLRRPALDAIERIGHVFPVSYRAVDAELPDLLAMHRPDALLMFGLAARTRHLRIETRARNAITTLWPDADRITLRTASIAAGESARVFGPHCEKLVRAARATGIDARASRDAGRYLCNYLSWRAIEATATPHGPRLAAFVHVPLTARDGRAWPGSAITADHLVDAGEAILLELVKLARGRPRLARPDPG
- a CDS encoding TIGR03808 family TAT-translocated repetitive protein, with protein sequence MTLDRRRLIGLTAGALALSAAPLAAQPLTSQRGRDATQAGLRPDSSDDQTAALQRAIDSAARARVPLALPPGHYRTGPLRLPSGAQLSGVRGATRLVFTGGVSLFDSAGAETPTLSGLVLDGGAIPLPARRGLVHCVGARDLRITDCEITASGGCGVWLETTSGMISDNTLTAIAVTGVVSFDAKGLSVTRNTIIGANSNGVEILRTSIGDDGTLVTGNRIENIKAGPGGSGQYGNAINAFRAGNVIVSGNRIRNCDYSAVRGNSASNIHITDNSVSDVREVALYSEFAFEGAVISGNTVDGAALGVSVCNFNEGGRLSVVQGNIIRNLKPKRPIGTAPDDDAGIGIYVEADTAVTGNVIENAPSFGIVAGWGKYLRDVAITGNVVRRAFIGIGVSVMDGAGTAAINGNVIAEAPRGAVVGLDHARPVTPDLTAPGAAKFAQIALGSNSVR
- a CDS encoding HAMP domain-containing methyl-accepting chemotaxis protein; the protein is MTHTASSIAVAPKSSILFAMFTNRKIGTKIAIGFAAIQVLMAVLAVMNYSSFGTIGSAFTSFGQRVAVVGIAREIDRSFTAFRGIVREFGMTGDEALLGEAEERKQKLADSIAQGSRQLQSPETRPVMAEIDREVTVYGKGFADVVKLRQEQNRLTLEVLGPIGQRVMSRLEQLQNSAMTGDGRSGDALLVGQAMKQLLTLRLAASKVLGMRLEREASVAAEKAITELKTTLSALKISLDTAGEQSQLVAIDADLASYTEAFRRASADVNAVETKIGEMAKVADALAASAARINQIGAAEQKQIGQETQALVADTRSQTLIITITAQLIGVVLAWLIGRAVSRPIIQMSDSMRELASGNLDVAVPGSGRLDEIGLMACTVEVFKSHAIEVQRLTQEQEEAERRVAEEHKAEMRRLADDFEGAVGQIIQTVTSASTELEASAGSLTSTADRSQELATSVAAASEQASANVQSVASATEQMSSSISEISRQVQQSARIAGDAVDQARKTNGRIGELADAASRIGAVVDLINTIAGQTNLLALNATIEAARAGDAGRGFAVVAQEVKALAEQTSKATGEISQQISGMQTATQESVGAIREIGGTIERMSEIASTIASAVEEQGAATQEIARNVQQAAQGTQQVSANITDVQRGATETGTASTQVLAAAQSLSRDSNRLRDEVSRFVETVRAA
- a CDS encoding TIGR03809 family protein; translation: MEVNDAAARGRAIIERWCVLAEQRLEYLTEMFESGRWRRFFSETAFLENIQEAKAAVETWRDLLYREATIDNQPIDLSWLGHNKNLPPRQIFYLSDETAADSARTLQFAPTSVVPALEQASVAADYELAGLPRLSIVPSFESDDILEADIFEPVERDERPAWQHALDLGQLAQRYPLLRKAG
- a CDS encoding S8 family peptidase; amino-acid sequence: MSDRAWQRPVWIAAVAAATLVMTAGVAFSQSLAPPPLTNLPPVTTAPTITPSVGPTIPALRPPGPDVLPSVEREYRRLRDAPLPPSRCNYLDNGRTCAKLWVIGDWRSVTKHKRGKAKADRVRRAPPQIVAARGQRPAVAARDHVPGEVLIEFDGGLSEQQLRALARRHRLTRVSVDTVALVGTRIGLFRINDRRSPQTVARALAADGRIRAAQANFVYTLQSDAKPAAADNSMLYPHGRLRLAEAHALARGRGIVVAVIDSGVDIAHPELVGALAGSFDPLGSKEKPHQHGTGVAGAIVARAKLTGGAPEAKILAIRAFGEGKTGSQSSTSYLILKSLDIALGHGARIVNMSFAGSQDPLIARGVAAAAARGIVMIAAAGNAGPKSPPLYPAALPGVIAVSATSPGDTLFAASNRGPQIAVAAPGVDVLLPAPDGKYEVMTGTSFSAAFVSGIAALMIERNPTLVPDQVRAVLSQTARDLGAPGRDDLFGAGEADAFAALSRVDSLAAPLVAAPATAPQPSVATAQPATPGAALAAPAGAEQEVGPAPAAAIPAR
- a CDS encoding sigma-70 family RNA polymerase sigma factor, with the protein product MSNKQATADEVLIARIAQGDRSAMQVLYGRHQVRVFRFGLRLVRNEQIAEDLISEVFLDVWRQAGKFEGRSSVSTWLLAITRFKALSALRRRKDAELDDEAAAAIEDPSDDPEVAVQKKDTSDVLRKCLEGLSSDHREIVDLVYYHEKSVEEVAHIVGIPENTVKTRLFYARKKLADLLQAAGVQRGWP